The nucleotide window taaaatatgaaaatgaatactCCTACaattgaattcttaaaaaaaaaaaaattcctttatcaGTTCTAGAAAGGAAATGCAAAGGCTATGCCCATACCAAAAGGTACTATCTATTTTTAGTAGGCAATGTTCTCTAACTAGTTGGTTCTGTTTCAGTCTGGACCTCAAACATAGTGTAAAAAATACTTTTCCCTTTACATTATTATATGGAAAACACATTTATATAGCCATTAGTTAAGAAGGTCTTAGGTTTTTTAATCTACTAACATGGATTACATATATGAGACACCATTTGCATAAAGCTGAGGTAGATGAATGAAAtgatacacaaaaagaaaaaactggtgATGTGATAAAGCTAAGATAACCAAACTCAGAGTGAAGAACTTCCAACTCAAGCCTTTTTCAAACTAGATGCGAAATGATGCTGAAATCCAACTTAAGAGATATACTTGCAATTCTCTTACCTActtaaatataaatgcaaaactatctaaaatatattttaaaatatcttattgaCATAAATGTTCTTACAGAATTATGCTGGTACTAGTACAGATCTCTAGAGGCTCTTTTCTTGAAAGAGATAATTCAGTATAATGTTAGCCTTTAAagagaatatttttgaaatatagtaatatgcaaatattaaataacattaaaatattctGAGTTCATGACTCAACCCAgattttttgaaaactttttataAATGGTCAGATGTAAAACATAAAGACCTCTACTTTAGCCACAAAAGTGTAAGTAACAAATTTTCATCTCATAAATGGCCTTACaataataagattaaaaaaataatgaagtactTTCAGATGAACTATTCAATCTGTAATTCTAaaactttttacatttaaaaagcatGCTGTTAAATTCATGAGATATTCTACACAAGAGAGTCACTAGAAATCATTTTGCAAACTGCAGGAGGTTAATAATCACAACTCTCTTTAGTTCATATGGTTTTACAATAATTGCTATTATTGTTACTCCTTACAGTTTGTTGCctaacatttctttctctgagctGGTTGCCTTCTTCAGTAAGTACACAAGGCTTGAGAACAAGAGCTTCTGTATGAAAAAACTATAGGCTTAGCAAACTTAAAACGTCAACCTAATTCTTTGGTACACTCATTTTTAGATTATCTTTTTCAGAAGAAATACTCCATTGAATCTTATTTACATGAGGAACCCCAGAAAACCTTATGCCAACAATTGCTTCTTTCTTTAAGAATAGAAAATTAACTGTCCTTCCCTTTTTTGTTTcctcatataaaaataaagacaatgaaCAATTTTCATAAGCctatttcccttctttcttttgacatgaaaatacaaaagcaaactgactttttatttccaaatatgcAATTTCAGCTAATCTCAAAAAGTTCATTGAAAGCAATGCACAAAATTACAGAGTTCCACATGCAACACAACTGTTACGTAAACCTCATCGGATCcatttttatttgcaatattCACATACCTTTCAAAGTAAAGTTCCAATTTTTAACAAATTTGACTTACTCTATTGCCTGCCAGGCAGACCCACAGGATTCTATCATAATTGATGGTAACTACTTTTCCACACACTCCTACTGTTTAATGCACACTATTGTCACAATTTATGATGATAAGACCAGCACAAAGCCATTGCTCCCTTGTCTGGCTTTTGCCTATTTAAGGATTAGCCCTTACACCACaactaatatattaataaatgcttgctgaataatgaatgagtttatttctgtcatGTTTACCACTATCCACTGTAACTATATTCTTAACAACTAACAATCTCGGGCCCTTTTGGGCACCGATATTCTCAATGCATCAATATTctcttttctacttttaaaaaatgtttttgctgTATTTGCACCATtaccacacatacatacacaaaaacaCAACCACACATCTTCAAACCTCTGATAAACTTAGGTACACATAATTGTGCTAGGTAATTCATTCAAAAGAAAATAGCAAGTTTAGTCAATTGCACAAAATACGATGCGTTTCCTactcttaagaaaaacatttccaaagaGATTTCCgtttaataataaaggaaatatataaacagctgCCCCCTCCAATTAACAAAATCAATCAACACTTAGTTCCAATGAAACAAGATGCATGGCACCATTTTATGCTGTGCATTGTCCCAGGATCGTTAACTATAGAACTACATGACACTGAACTGATTCCTAGAAAGTCTGGTAAGAAACTAAACATATGTATTAAAACACACAGACATTACATATAGACAAATGCATGTGCTTACTATGACCTGAAGCTTTCAATTCTCaagtacaattttttaaaaatccttactAGGAatcataaaaaactaaaattcttGCCTTTTAATCTCGAAGTAAGGGAACACTAGTGTAACTGGCATGCGTCCTCAACAGACACAGAATTCAGTCAAGATCATTCCATGATTTTGTGGAAGGCAGCACTCTAAATGTGTGACATGGGTCTGAAGTCTGCGTCCCTAGGTAGTTCTCAGTGAAGTCCACATTTAGAGTTTGGACAagattctcaaaatgtggtccctgAAGCAGTTctatcagcatcacctggaaacttgtcagaaatgaaaattatgagGTAATAGATGGATAGCCTGAATTAAGAACCTGTAAGAAGAGCCTATGAGACTTGTTTTCACCTCTAGGCGATTGATATATGGTCAAGTTTGAGATCCTCTGAATTAGATAAAAGCCTTCTCCAAGGATCACATTCCTATTGTCATTAGAGCAAATGTATCTTCTAGAACTAGCACTATGTTCAATTAAATGCACTTGATTATTCATAGTAGTCTGAGTAAAATATCACAATCAAACTTATCATATTCTATTATATAGTACTTAAAACTTCACATTTTCACCAGGACAAAATTATATTAGCAAGCTTTTCCCAATTAAGTAGACACTATGACAAATGTTTGATATCATTGTAATTCATGGTGGTGATCTACAATTAAACCCTAATGTTTGTAAGCAGGGGGCTTATTCTGttgtgaaaaggaaagagatCCTTTTACGCCAGTAAAGGTACAGGCATTTTGTATCTATTTCTCAAGACCAGCTGCTACCTAGAGTGTTCTCTCACTTTCCCATCCCATCTGTGAGAAATACTGGAAAATAACTCAAAAGTAGGTGCAACAACATGTTGGTGAAAACATGTTTAAAACAACCCAAATAGTTCACATTAATAGAGCAATTTTGGATTCCCACCTACAGGAAAGGGTAATAAATCAGGAAGCATGAGGCCTCACACGCTGAAAAAATTCTAATCCCAATAGAGCTGGTCCTAAAATGTGATGCAATGGAGTCTATTTCAGCAGTTAAGAAGGTGCACAATGTTGTACGTAAGAATCGCAACTCCCAAATATGAAAATGTGAGACTTCCAATGGTATCTTCAACTTTTCTGAGGCTATTACAAAAGGAGAACAAAAATAATCCTTTGAAATAACATAAAGCTTGGATGACTGTCAGGGACCAAAAGGAAAAGCTGTTAAAAACCAGCAGGGGTCAAGTTTAAAAGTTAACTTTTGCTCTCCAAGATAAAGGTTCCTTTTCCACCCAGTTTCTGTTTTGACAGGTGACTGCCTTACAAcaaactccctccctccctccctcccttcctttcacaCCCTTAAGTCAGCCTCCTTTTCAGGGAAACAAATGCCCTTATCTCTTCACACCATAATTCTAAGGGGTTCTTATTAGCCAAATAAACTGACATCGTCTTAAAAACAATGTCCCTAATTTCTCTCAATTCCGTGAAGAAAATAATTGGAGAAGGCTACAAAACTTAATACTTATTATTTTCCTGctccaggcacacacacaaaattgctTTCATTGAGAAtctaaaaagcatttattttacaGTACTCAGTAAGAGCATATTAAAATCTTCTGCCCTGCCATCCCAGACCTATAAAAAATTTAGTCATGTAAGTGACTAAATCCTGTGTGAAGATGATTAATGCACCCAGCAAACTATTTCATTTCCAATTTCCCATTTTCAAAAATTCCCTGTCAGGAGTATATACATTTCTTAAATTAGATATTTGCCAGTACTTCACATCAAAAGGCttccaaaaactaaaacaaactcCTAAAAAAGTCactgaatgcattttaaaaaatcctttataCAGTACTTGTTGTATGTCTTCAGAGCTTTCAACACTTTAGATCTATTGAATTAACTAAATTTACACAAATGCAAGAATGAAACTTTGCAAAGCCTAAGTGtgaatattttttcctaatttcttaTTTAGCATATATACACTACCTTCTAATTAAGTTTGGTACTAAACTTCAATGAGatcaagtgtaaaaaaaaaaaaaagctttagaaCCAAACCCAGGCAGAATTCTCTATTCCTCCTTCATGCTGCAATTCTGAGAGGTCACCTGGGCCAAAGACACAACATTTTAAGGCAAAATATGTTAATACAGCTTTAAGAAACCTGTGGCCTTTAACTTCTTTTGGCTCCCTCAACACAATAAATCTTTTGGAAAGTCAAAACTCTTCACCCTACACTTCATGGACCTAAGGTACATCAAGTGATTTTGATATATAGTCATACACCTTCCACTCCATAAAGATATCAGTAAAATGGcccttaagaaaaacaaaatacaaaataaaaagctcacACTGCCTCCTGCTGTTAGAAGGAAAATTTCATGAGGTCAAAATGGTCCACACACTGCACAGTGTAATAAAGCAAGAGACttaagttttctcttcttttttaacctAATGATCTGTTTCCTAATTAAAGCCACAAAAGAGCTGAGACACTGCTCACAACCTACCCAAATGTACTGTAGAAAACACTACAAGGCATGACTTCAGAATTGAAAATCATATGCTCCAAACAAGCTTTAAATTGGATAGGTGTTTTTAAACAAAGCAGAACAAAATatgaggaaacaaagaaaaagaaaaaagaacactaaAAACACCACCCTGCCTGACCAGTGGATGGTTACTCTCCCAGATCTAAGGCAGTCTTAGCAGCTGGCTTCTCCCGTTCCTGCTAGAAGTCAGCAGAACAGATTCAATATCCAGTTCATCTTAACAGTCAGAGGGTATAGCCACACCCCAGGGATTCCTAGACCTTGatgattatttttcatgtttaaagaGTTGGGAGTAATGTCTCCCAACTTGTCACTGACACTTCTCTCTTCAAAATCTAACAAACCACTCTTGGGGGCATCAGGCACCTGCCCCTGTCCACCTCAGCCATGATACTGTATTAAACCACTGAATatgaaacacagaaacacaaacaatagtttggatttgtttctttaaaaatgacatttgtattaaaaatcttaaaattaagaGACAATGATTAACCGCGTGTATGGAATTAGAAATTACAAATTGTTAGAATTCTCTTGGTACATCACAACAGTAAAATTTTGCTCTGTGCTTCTGGAGGAACACcctaaaacagaaaaccaaaaattaaaaaaaattatataaagggGGAGCTAAATACCTGAACGTtggaacaaaatgaagcaaaaaaaaaaaaataaaaaaaataacccatCGCATTACaagtaaattacattttaaaggcTGGAAAGAATAAAGAATTCACTGAACAACAGGCCCTATTGTCCTGGCTCCTTCAGGAAGATTATTAAAAGTAAACTGGGAAGTAGTTTGGGGGAGGAATAACAGATTCTGGGATCTGGTGGGAAGTTCACAGGTTGGCACCGGCTGGAACAGCTGAGTTTTGAAGGCACTCTGCAGACACAGGGGTGCTGGGGGCCCTGAATCACATTTGCGAAGTTTCTGTACTGTAGTTTAAAGAGCTAGCCATCAAAACCATGTATGGCCAACCAATACGAACAAAAAGCTAAatctaaaaaaacacacacacaacagtacACACAAAAATGTGCAGatctgtaacattttttttcacagctgataaaaaaaaatactaccgttctcccccagactcccctttGATACAGTAGGTaaacaaaatagatttttttccccccacaaattATCAGCAGACACTTTCTGGCACCCCACACTGTATTGGCATCAGTGTTAACAGTCCCAGTTCAGATGTGCAATACTTCAGATTGGATACACTGTAACAAGAATCCAACTTTGCATAGACATCCTCAGAATCGAAATCAGTCACGGGGTTGCCTTTCCAAGCTGGCAGAAAAGGAACCCGATCTTAATTTCCAGCTACTCctggaaaacaaggaaaaaacaaaagtttcttcctctcctcctgctccttcaTTTGGTTCTCCCGGACTTCCTTCCGTGTTTTTGAAACTTGGAACTAGAAAAACGGTTgttgacagaaaaacaaaaacaaaaaatccccCCTTTTCCACCTTCTCCCCGTCCTCTTCCGCCCCcaccccatttcttttttttttttttttccagactgaAACTTTCGCCTGCCGGTGTCAAGCCGCCAATACAGGGCCCCACGGGCTGCTTCAATGGGGAAATATGCGTCAACCAAAATCAATGAGAAACGTACATGCTGCAAAGATCCACATTTCCACCGGGACTCGGATGGTCATGACGGGACAACCCCTCGGAAACCGGGGAGAGGCGGGGGACGCGACCACCGCGGCCAGTCGGGCGCCAAGAACCCCCAGCCGATGCAAAGTCATCTCCAATCTCAAAGCAAGAagagaaatcacatttagaagAGTCGGGTGCGTTTGGCTTTTGTGCGCAGAGCGCGGCTGTCGCGCGGCAGCCGCGGGCGCCTCAGAGGATCACGCAGGCCGAGCAGCAGCCCTCATCGCCGTTGGGCTGCGCCGCGTAGTTCATCTGCCGCACGATCTCGGCGAATAGCTCGTCCACCGAGGCTTTGTTTTTGGCCGAAGTCTCCATGAAGGGGCAGCTCCACTCCTCCGCCAGGGCCTTGCCCTCGCCGAATGAAACCTCGCGCTCGCCCTCCAGGTCCACCTTGTTGCCCACCAGAATCATGGGCACGCGCTCGTACCGCTTCACGCGGATGATCTGGTCCCGCATGGGCTTGATGTCCTGGAAGCTCTGCTGGTTAACAAGGCTGTACACGAGGATGAAGCCCTGGCCATTTTTGATGTACAGGTCCCGCATGGATGCGAACTGCTCCGTGCCCGCCGTGTCCAAGATCTCCAGCACCGACGGCGATGAGTCCACCTCAATCTCTTTGCGATAGAAGTCCTCGATGGTGGGGTCATACTTCTCGATGAAGGAGCCGGTCACGAATTGCACCGTGAGCGCGGACTTGCCCACGCCGCCCGAGCCCAGCACCACCACTTTGTACTCTCTCATGGCTCCGTCGGCGTTCTCGCTGCGCCTGCCACGGCCCCGTCGGGGCTGCGCACCGGAGGAAAGCTGGGCTTGGTGGCTGGACTTCTCTGTCCTCAGCTATGCAGGAAAAACTCAGGAGATGACCGAGGAAGGCAGGACGCGGAAATCACCAAGCGGGGGCCGGGCGCCGGGCCGGCCGGCGCGGCGGCGAGTCCCTGCAGCGCGGGTCCGGGGCCCCGGGGCAGCCcacggcggcggcagcagcagcctggGCGGCGGATCGGGAGGACAATGCCGGCAGCCGGTGCTAGGCGAGGGCTGCAGCTTCTCTCCGCAGCAGCCCAGGAAGgcgaggaggaggcggcggcggcggcgggctgcGGAGGCGGCTGCTAATTGCGCGCCGGGCCGGGACGCGCGTGGCATGAGTCCCCGCAGAGCGTGCGCCCACCGCCGCGGCCCTTAGAGCTCTCTCCCGCAGCCTCCGCGGGGCGAGGGCTTCCTACTCGCCGCGCGCAGCCCTGCCCGCCCCGCCCTGGCGAGCATGCCCAGTGCGCCGCTGCCGGCCCCGCCCGCCGGATCTCCGGCTCCAGGTTTTCCGGGGGGCCGGACGGGGGTGGGGCTGTAGGCGGAGCTAGCGATTTGATTCAAGACTAGAGGATTCGGGATAGGCACTAGTATAGGAGCCGGAGAAATGTGTGGGGGTGGATGGGTGTTAAGAGACTGGTTGGGACAGCTCGAGGGAAGACGGAGGCCACCTTCCTTCGCCGACCTGGCTTTAGTGCATAGGAATCCCGGCTGTATGAGAAGAGGACGGGCGCCGTGGGCCACCCTGGGAACAGGCTGGTCTCTTGCCGCTCCTTTTATCCAAAGCTTGTGGACTCCACTCCCCGAGCCCCTGGCGGGTGTACGTCCCGAAGGCCGAGACCCAAAGAATATTTGGGTGTATGATAGAAACATTTTCTTCTATGGGCGGAGCATTTCTCCACACTCTAGACGTGGCCCTTTCTACCCAGCCTTCTCTGGCGGACTCTCCTCGCACTTCATCCCTcagacaaagaaaacaggaaCATTCGGCCTGAAACCTGTCCGCATGAGGGAATGGGCAGCCTGTAGTGATCAGGGCGGTCTCCAGACTGGGACTCAGAaggccccacccacctccccactcGGCTAGAGCCAAAACCCGGAGAGTGAATCACAACCCGATCCACAATCAGCCCGGGTGCCGGTAGCTAGTCAGGGCATGCTCAGTGGGCGGAGTAGGTTTGGGGGTTTGGAAGTAGGAAGCTTGTGCACTGCACACCCACGCTCTAGCTCAAATTACCTCTCCCAGACTCAGGACCCATTGGTCCTGAGGCGCAAATCTCACACCCTCGAATGTCCTTCCATTGGCTACTGCCAAGGTTTTATCAGTTTGGGCTGCTTCATTGGCTAAAAAGTAGCCTCCGCTCGTGATTGGTTATTTATAGAGATTGAGTTGAGAGGCGGAGGCACAGCTgttctttctctgctttccccCGCCCCCTTCCTCCCACTTCCCCAACCTAGTCGTTTTGAagctaaaagtgaaaaaaataaaaggaatttagGCGGAGAGCTCAGAGCTAAATATAGTCCTTTGTTGGTGTTTTCAAGTCTGACTTCTTGGTGCCCAGTCACGACTGTCCGTTAAAGGGAGCTGGTTACAGTTCTTGGTCCTCAAGAAATGGCAAAGTTtccaaggtgttttttttttatttttccccagggagggggaggagctAGGATGTGGAAATGGGCCACACTGAATTCAGCTCACCCGGTGGGGTGGGGGAATGCCCAGGCTTGCCTTTGGTAAACATCTTTGCTTTGGGGCGGGCATTCGCTAAACTGGGCTTGGCTCCTACTCACAGGAGCTACCAGCGAGATGCCTTGGCTTGTTCCAGGTCTCTCCTTTCTCGCGGAGGAGAGATGTCAAGACCTGTCAAAAGACTTAAGTTATGATAGCGTGAGCCCCAGGGTGAAGGGGTGGGCGGGGACCGAGCTGCATCAACCCTGGCTTGGTATCCTGTCGACGCCACTTCTCACTGGTTTAACCATCTGCACTGGAGGGATAAAAGAAATGGTGTGCtcatgcttggtttcagtgcCTTGGTCCCGTTGTGACTCAGGGCCGCGTTGCCAGTTAACCTTCTTTGAACCTCTAGCTATAGCTCATAGAATGCACAGCTGCAACTTGAAGTCCTGGCCATGGAACCCAATGGGTCCTGGGCAGCAGCCCATGACTTGGGTGGGCGGAGCCCCTTCCTGCTCCTGGCTCCGCTATTTAGTGGAGAGAGGGGTTATCAGAGTGCTTCGCTAGTTAACCCTTATATAATTCTCCAGAAACCTTTCAAGGCAAACTCACCTAATATAGCTGGAGCGAACCTCGCGTTTACCCAGTTTAATGTTTGCCAGGCGTTTTACATGTGCTATCTTGTTTACTCCtcataaaaatagtaattatacctattttaaaaataaggaaactgagatcctaAGATGTCGCCTAACTGGCATAACTGGCATGAAATTTCACAGCATAAGTGTTCACGCTGGGATCCTGACCCAGGTGTTTGGGTGCAGAATCTGGTCTTGTAACTATTAGGAATACTATTTTCTAACAAGAAAGTTTCCAGATTGTACCCTTTCTTAGGTTGACTTTTGAGGTAGTATGAACAGACAGGCTCTTAAGCCCAAGCTAGAGGGACCTATGTCCACCCTCTGACTCTTCTGCCAGTGCCCCTTCCCACAGGGTTAAGGAGCTAGAACCCACGTCCAGACCATGCCCCAGGTGATCAGAATTCTGGAATCCCCTCCCCAAATAGTACCAAACCCTCTCCTAAGATCTGCTTGGATCTCTGAACTCACCCCTGTGTGCAGGAATGGGTCTTTGTTGGAGTACGGGTGATGCTTGGACCCATGAACTAAGGAGTGCCCTCCCAGGCACTATGGGCCCCCACTTAACTGCAGAAAGAGGGGTACCTTCTAATCAGCTTTCTCTTCCCTGCCACTTTCCAGCCTGGCTCTTGGAGAAGTCTAAGAATTTGTGATTCACACCTGACCACCCAGGTCTTTCAAAGAAGTATTTGTCAAGGTGGGAGGACATATCATATTTTAACACTTGTGTTATCTTGattttagggcttctctggtggctcagacggtaaagcatctgcctgcaatgcgggagactcaggttcgatcctgggtcaggaagatcccctggagaaggaaatggcagcccactctagtactcttgcctggaaaatcccattaatggaggaggctggtaggctacagtccatggggtcacaaagagttggtcacagctgagcgacttcacttatctTGATTTATAACTGATATAATTAGAGTAATGCTACCTGGGCCTCTGTTCTCTAGCCCACAGAAGTTAGGTGTGGTTCTGAGTACAATATAGTAGAAAAATACTTTGTCCTTATGGGCCAGGTGTCTAATCTCAAGTATTACTTATCAATTAAAAGACCTTGGGCAAGCCCCTCAAGTTGCTCCTGACCTTAGTTTCTCTATCTCTAAAGTGCTGATAATAAAGTTTGCCCCACCCACCGAGCTACCCAAGGAACCTTGGAGAATATCTGATGACCAAATGCTTCATTTTTACATCGCAGCCACTGAGCAGAATTAGAACCCTGGAGTCCTGGCTGCTCCTTTTCAAGGTGCCAGCCTATACTCAGGGATAAAAATTAGCAAATAATTGATGGAAACATGCTTTTAAAGCTGCAGTGCACCATATATTCATGACAATTACAACCTAGGTGTCTTGACAGCCGTATCTAGAAGAGACCATCTTCAGGACTCTGGGTAGTTATGCAGATGGGTATTTTTGAATCTTGGTGGCCTCTCTGGTACCAAAGAGTTGCCACACTTTGAATCTTTCCCATTAAGGATTCtttgataataatttttattacacTCAGATAGTCTCCCTCAGAAAGATTTCCACTGGGGCTTTGTGATTCAAAATGAAGTAATGAATGAAATTACTGATGCACAAATTTTTAAAGTGGATCAGTTCTTCCTGTGAAATTTGTTAGGAGTCTTTATGTACCTTCCTTATGGTATAATCCTGTGTCATATCCAATTATCCTGTAACATAATCATTTATATGTTTGTATTGTGTCACTGTGTGAATTCCTTGAGGTCAGAGTCCATATGTGGCTTATCTTTGGAGCCACCTCTGTCCTTCCCCCAGTAAGAGTGCCTACATAGGAGTCCCTCAATTAACTATTTATGGGTATATGAATGGCATTTTATCCCTTTCCCAAACTCTATTTGTGGTAAAAGATATACTAATTCTTGGTGAGACAAAACACTTCCTGTATCcttagaaaactgtaaaatactAATGTTTCAGTCTCCCTGAGTCTTAAAGATGCTGGAGTGATAAAGTCTACCCTTATATGGATGGAAACACTGCCAATGCTGTCTGGTGTGGTTCTGAGTATTTGGGAAAAAATACCAAAGCATCCAGTAGATAAACTCTTACTCTGAAGATTTTAAACGTTTGTGCAGATAACACACAAAAGACACCTCTAGAAAACGATCTGAAGTAAAAGCTAACAGATTAAGAACTACTTAATCTTTGGTATTGACTATTATATACCCAGTGATCCCTGCCTGGCCTTGCTTACACAGTGAGCTTCTGTGACACTGGTTTTGGGCCTTCAAAGAATTAGAGGGTTTGCTACAACATGAATCTTTTAAGTCCTCCAGAAAATAAGTACCAATTTGTCCTCTTCATTTATACAAAGTGGAGGTTTATTTCATCATGTTCATAGTTTTAGCTGGCTTGACCTGTAgataaataattcttaaaaaaaattctaattttgaaaatatcagGAGTTGAGAGTGACcatgtatcattattttaaaggGATGTTGCTGTAAGACTAACTGTACCTTTCAgagttctcagtaaatatttgttaagtaccTGAACATGTTATAACCAGGCATCCACAAGCAGGCttaagatgttttattttatcagtggtctttaaaaaataatcactaaTTATGCCCCTAAAAATATTCATTAGTCAGCCAAACCATCATCATTTCATACGCTTCATATTGCACTTTAGGCAGCCAACTTGTAAGAACAATGGTTTGTACTCTTTGTAATGAgattttatatcttaaaaaatgtTCTACAATTCTAGCATGGTAATTAAAGAGAGACAAATGTATGCCTAATTTTATCATTTCACTGTTTGTCCCTTATGTGTACTCTGattggatttttttctccttttaaaattatttttcaaaggaaaatgtaggtgagttaaattttaaattaaataacctCTTAAAATCAGTCAAGCTTTTTTACAAACTTTTTGATAGgcccaaataaagaaatagaaaaatcaaaataactATTGTCTCAAGGCTATCAGATTAGAATTAAATATGATTTCACCATATACATTAATGTACTTTGTTATTTTTGATAATAAAAA belongs to Bubalus kerabau isolate K-KA32 ecotype Philippines breed swamp buffalo chromosome 2, PCC_UOA_SB_1v2, whole genome shotgun sequence and includes:
- the RAP2B gene encoding ras-related protein Rap-2b translates to MREYKVVVLGSGGVGKSALTVQFVTGSFIEKYDPTIEDFYRKEIEVDSSPSVLEILDTAGTEQFASMRDLYIKNGQGFILVYSLVNQQSFQDIKPMRDQIIRVKRYERVPMILVGNKVDLEGEREVSFGEGKALAEEWSCPFMETSAKNKASVDELFAEIVRQMNYAAQPNGDEGCCSACVIL